From Bosea sp. NBC_00550, the proteins below share one genomic window:
- a CDS encoding winged helix-turn-helix domain-containing protein, which translates to MPPRPRKPLSLTTEQARRIWLHAQRLDTREPFGSGPAAAHAAIEHLGYVQIDTINVIERCHHHILYARIPGYRRSDLAHLQSVEKSVFEYWTHALAYVATRDIRYFLPEMKAHREEPKRWSAVGAREETRKLLRRIRRDGALTIRDIEEELIEKAHLWASKKPSKGLLERAFYDGELAIAARAGMLKTYELFDRHFQWEKKPTPASERQITAYKLDRALRSQGLVSLGSVCHLDAPSKKVVAELVAARVRRKELVPVAVEGAGKTQHWAAPAMLEPISEPDATLIHILSPFDPLAIQRKRAKLFFDYGHVFEAYLPKEKRLYGYFGLPVLAGDRVVAVLDLKTDRAAGKLLMQQWTWLDGHETPELKRAIEDELQRFERFQLGQGEIEPVVEETTTKMPA; encoded by the coding sequence ATGCCTCCGCGCCCCCGCAAGCCGCTCTCCCTGACGACCGAACAGGCCCGCCGCATCTGGCTGCATGCGCAGCGGCTCGATACGCGCGAGCCGTTTGGCTCCGGTCCAGCTGCAGCGCACGCGGCGATCGAGCATCTCGGCTATGTCCAGATCGACACGATCAACGTGATCGAGCGCTGTCACCACCATATTCTCTATGCCCGCATCCCCGGCTATCGCCGCAGCGATCTCGCGCATCTGCAGTCGGTCGAGAAGAGCGTCTTCGAGTACTGGACGCATGCGCTGGCTTATGTGGCGACCCGCGACATCCGCTATTTTCTGCCGGAGATGAAGGCGCATCGCGAGGAGCCGAAGCGCTGGTCGGCCGTCGGCGCGCGCGAGGAGACGCGCAAGCTCCTGCGCCGCATCCGCCGGGACGGAGCGCTGACGATCCGCGACATCGAGGAGGAGCTGATCGAGAAGGCGCATCTCTGGGCCAGCAAGAAGCCGTCCAAGGGCCTGCTGGAGCGCGCCTTCTACGACGGCGAGCTCGCGATCGCGGCGCGTGCGGGGATGCTCAAGACCTACGAACTCTTCGACCGGCACTTCCAGTGGGAGAAGAAGCCGACGCCGGCGAGCGAGCGACAGATCACGGCCTACAAGCTGGACCGGGCGCTGCGTTCGCAGGGGCTCGTAAGCCTCGGTTCCGTCTGCCATCTCGATGCACCGAGCAAGAAGGTGGTGGCGGAGCTGGTTGCCGCGCGTGTCCGGCGCAAGGAACTGGTGCCCGTCGCGGTGGAAGGCGCCGGCAAGACCCAGCACTGGGCGGCGCCGGCGATGCTGGAGCCAATATCCGAACCGGACGCGACGCTGATCCACATCCTGTCGCCCTTCGATCCCCTCGCCATCCAGCGCAAGCGGGCGAAGCTCTTCTTCGACTATGGCCACGTCTTCGAGGCCTATCTGCCGAAGGAAAAGCGCCTCTACGGCTATTTCGGCCTGCCGGTGCTGGCGGGAGACCGCGTCGTCGCCGTGCTCGACCTCAAGACCGACCGTGCGGCGGGCAAGCTCCTGATGCAGCAATGGACCTGGCTCGACGGCCACGAAACCCCCGAGCTGAAACGCGCCATCGAGGACGAGCTTCAGCGCTTCGAGCGTTTCCAGCTGGGACAGGGCGAGATCGAGCCGGTCGTGGAAGAGACGACCACAAAAATGCCGGCTTGA
- a CDS encoding CAP domain-containing protein — protein sequence MPSFLRRAAGSRAMTCPAALAGALALLGVAGCTEPQRQGQPAFYRDLGSSSAQVDAEQARAMISAYRLNAGLGALALDPALVEAAQREAANMAASDKPAQADAVKARLAKEGQPGAEANLSAGYRRLAEAFSGWRDSPQHDRVMKDAKAKRMGIATAYAPGSKYQVYWALVVAP from the coding sequence ATGCCCAGCTTTCTGCGCCGCGCCGCCGGTTCGCGCGCGATGACCTGCCCGGCCGCGCTGGCGGGCGCGCTCGCCCTGCTTGGCGTCGCCGGCTGCACCGAGCCTCAGCGGCAGGGGCAGCCGGCCTTCTATCGCGACCTCGGCTCCTCATCCGCCCAGGTCGATGCCGAGCAGGCGCGCGCGATGATCTCGGCCTATCGGCTCAATGCAGGCCTTGGGGCTCTCGCGCTCGATCCCGCGCTGGTCGAGGCGGCGCAGCGCGAAGCGGCAAACATGGCGGCTTCCGACAAGCCGGCGCAGGCCGACGCGGTCAAGGCGCGTCTCGCAAAGGAGGGCCAGCCCGGCGCGGAGGCCAATCTCTCGGCCGGATACCGCCGCCTCGCCGAGGCCTTCTCCGGCTGGCGGGATTCGCCCCAGCACGATCGCGTCATGAAGGATGCGAAGGCCAAGCGCATGGGTATCGCGACGGCCTATGCGCCGGGCTCGAAATATCAGGTCTACTGGGCGCTGGTCGTCGCGCCATAG
- a CDS encoding DUF3772 domain-containing protein: protein MPAAEFRSPSCLAGTAVPRVELQPNHVGQGRTTMAARVAQTPFQSLRGLLATCLLWLVLAMAAATSSFAQTAATPADPASARARLDAVRSELAQIETTLASPDATDAELQRQRIRLQPSLDQLRVIVDEQTPRVDQAKLRLDQLGPKPEASAPAESAEITRDREARAKAYADADETLKIAKASLLQAEQLQSRIGDKRREIFAKALFAAGPSVANPEVWSNAITTAPEDLRASGYIFGGWLEGVRDAFSGSRGAVVALALIGAILLYVARARYLPRFKARYGNTQDTGNLHCLYVALAHIVAGAAPPVLASWLIYQALSTTGLLPPRIQPVIWALVAGLAFFAFVQALADAVFAPSSPQRRLVSVMDPTARSVVWIASSLALVMAVGKVFEAWLQAIAAGLAVSIIVKAFFAILFALTLIAGLFQIRDDDEVEQEACLGPYVPVDGASLGPVRIFGWIIGFLIILSTLTGYVIFAAFLAEQTLWIGIVACLFLLAFQFIDLGLPRLLTGKGRFALTLKAGMGLRSTTLDKVAVISVGALKLLLIVITVLMVLAPWGLESTDFLVSLSAAFFGFQVGGVTISISTIVVFALVFGLGIAATRAMQRWLDNQFLPTTALDPGLRNSITTAAGYVGYIGAVAIAVSAVGLSLERLTLVASALSVGIGFGLQSVVSNFVSGLILLWERPIRVGDQVVVGDTEGIVKRINVRSTEIATFDRSTVIVPNSNLISGVVRNRVRSDRTGRVLIALSVPRTLEAGQVRAMLSEVASNHGDVMQKPPPVVQFKKLGTTTMDFELVCVVADVEIVGRVTSDMNFAIHKRLADMEPAAGTPELVVRGLEGVEYSLESIAVAVGRGGGARSSTGWEPAKPVASPAATRRSRKPVVVEEDEEEEAGATKPAPAPAPEPAKEDSKE, encoded by the coding sequence CAGCCAGCGCGCGGGCGCGGCTCGATGCCGTTCGCAGCGAACTGGCGCAGATCGAGACGACGCTGGCCTCGCCCGATGCCACCGATGCCGAGCTGCAGAGGCAGCGGATCCGCCTTCAACCTTCGCTCGACCAGCTGCGCGTCATCGTCGACGAGCAGACGCCGCGCGTCGACCAAGCCAAGCTCCGGCTCGACCAGCTCGGCCCAAAACCCGAGGCCAGCGCGCCGGCCGAGAGCGCCGAGATCACGCGTGATCGCGAGGCCCGGGCCAAGGCTTATGCCGATGCCGACGAGACGCTGAAGATCGCCAAAGCGTCGTTGCTTCAAGCCGAGCAGCTTCAGAGCCGCATCGGCGACAAGCGGCGTGAAATCTTCGCCAAGGCGCTTTTCGCTGCCGGGCCTTCGGTCGCCAATCCCGAAGTCTGGAGCAACGCCATCACCACGGCTCCGGAGGATCTGCGGGCGTCTGGATATATCTTCGGCGGCTGGCTGGAAGGGGTGCGCGATGCGTTCTCCGGCTCGCGAGGCGCCGTGGTGGCGCTCGCCCTGATCGGCGCCATCCTGCTTTACGTTGCCCGCGCCCGCTATCTGCCGCGTTTCAAGGCGCGCTACGGCAATACGCAGGACACCGGCAATCTGCACTGCCTCTATGTGGCGCTCGCTCATATTGTCGCCGGCGCGGCGCCGCCGGTGCTGGCGAGCTGGCTGATCTACCAGGCGTTGAGCACCACGGGGCTTCTGCCGCCGCGCATTCAGCCGGTGATCTGGGCGCTGGTCGCCGGGCTCGCCTTCTTCGCCTTCGTTCAGGCTCTGGCCGATGCCGTGTTCGCACCGTCCAGCCCGCAGCGGCGCCTGGTCAGCGTCATGGATCCGACGGCCCGCAGTGTCGTGTGGATCGCCTCGTCGCTCGCGCTGGTGATGGCGGTGGGCAAGGTCTTCGAGGCCTGGCTCCAGGCGATCGCCGCAGGCCTTGCGGTCTCGATCATCGTCAAGGCCTTCTTCGCCATCCTCTTCGCCTTGACACTGATCGCCGGCCTTTTTCAGATACGCGATGACGACGAGGTCGAGCAGGAAGCCTGTCTTGGCCCTTACGTGCCGGTGGACGGGGCGAGCCTCGGCCCGGTTCGGATATTCGGCTGGATCATCGGCTTCCTGATCATTCTGTCGACACTCACCGGCTATGTGATCTTCGCGGCCTTCCTGGCCGAGCAGACGCTCTGGATCGGCATCGTCGCCTGCCTGTTCCTGCTGGCCTTCCAGTTCATCGATCTCGGCCTTCCGCGGCTCCTGACCGGCAAGGGCCGCTTCGCGCTGACGCTGAAGGCCGGCATGGGGTTGCGCAGCACAACGCTCGACAAGGTCGCGGTGATCAGCGTCGGCGCGTTGAAGCTGCTGCTGATCGTCATCACGGTCCTGATGGTGCTCGCGCCGTGGGGGCTGGAATCGACCGATTTCCTGGTCTCGCTGAGCGCGGCTTTCTTCGGCTTCCAGGTCGGCGGCGTCACGATCTCGATCTCGACCATCGTCGTCTTCGCCTTGGTCTTCGGCCTCGGCATCGCGGCGACGCGGGCGATGCAGCGCTGGCTCGACAACCAGTTCCTGCCGACGACCGCCCTCGATCCGGGGCTGCGCAACTCGATCACCACAGCGGCGGGCTATGTCGGCTATATCGGCGCGGTGGCGATCGCGGTTTCGGCTGTGGGCCTCAGCCTCGAACGTCTCACCCTCGTCGCCTCGGCCCTGTCGGTCGGTATCGGTTTCGGCCTGCAGTCGGTGGTGTCAAACTTCGTCTCGGGCCTGATCCTTCTCTGGGAGCGGCCGATCCGCGTCGGCGACCAGGTGGTGGTCGGCGACACCGAAGGCATCGTCAAGCGCATCAATGTCCGCTCGACGGAGATCGCGACCTTCGACCGCTCGACGGTGATCGTGCCGAACTCGAACCTGATCTCCGGCGTGGTGCGCAACCGCGTCCGCAGCGACCGGACGGGCCGCGTGCTGATCGCGCTATCGGTGCCACGCACGCTCGAGGCCGGGCAGGTGCGGGCAATGCTCTCCGAAGTGGCTTCGAACCATGGCGACGTCATGCAGAAGCCGCCACCGGTGGTGCAGTTCAAGAAGCTCGGCACCACGACCATGGATTTTGAGCTGGTCTGCGTCGTGGCCGATGTCGAGATCGTTGGGCGCGTCACCAGCGACATGAACTTCGCCATCCACAAGCGCCTCGCCGATATGGAACCTGCCGCCGGCACGCCGGAACTGGTGGTGCGCGGGCTGGAAGGCGTCGAGTATTCACTCGAAAGCATCGCAGTGGCTGTCGGCCGGGGCGGGGGCGCGCGCAGCAGTACTGGCTGGGAGCCCGCGAAGCCGGTGGCATCGCCCGCTGCAACGCGCCGGTCGCGCAAGCCGGTTGTGGTGGAGGAGGATGAGGAGGAAGAGGCCGGGGCGACGAAGCCCGCGCCTGCTCCAGCGCCCGAGCCCGCCAAGGAAGACAGCAAGGAATGA